The Fibrobacter sp. UWB5 genome has a window encoding:
- a CDS encoding LTA synthase family protein, which produces MAWAVFTTIAVVSITIAYLKHRKRPSYIKISALLNAVCLALLAHSIYTNIPISSYYKLWTGSNTSPENSNIYKTEYIDPDSVKIEFKEKRNLILIFLESIEYNFQDSSNGGGLSQNLIPEITEYIKQEQSFIPGGTKIAGTGWTMADVIAKTCGIPMKRQSRPIEQSAHKKLPQHITCLTDILHDNGYNTIVSKGARLSFAGMDVFIKAHAIDQGYGLDEYKRDWLISGNVLNEWGVSDSAHYELIKEHINKAASTEKPWAMWFITLNTHTPYGATDPGCHIPQGLQNTELIQSSISCTSRQLDKFILWAKTQEWYDNTTIAVMGDHISMSPSYIIGFRDFKQTHYWLDFFINSASSAKNYKRSFTSLDMFPTILEAIGAKIPGRALGLGRSLYSLVPTLLEQYGLDSLNKALEDSDHNYDYYYSPNKNKAPK; this is translated from the coding sequence TTGGCGTGGGCCGTTTTCACAACAATAGCGGTTGTCTCCATCACAATCGCATATCTAAAACACAGGAAACGCCCCTCATACATAAAAATTTCCGCCTTACTGAATGCAGTTTGCCTTGCACTCCTCGCCCATAGCATTTATACAAATATTCCCATCTCTAGTTACTACAAACTATGGACTGGCTCCAACACCTCCCCTGAAAACAGCAACATCTACAAAACAGAATATATAGATCCCGACTCCGTAAAAATAGAGTTCAAAGAAAAACGGAACCTGATTCTCATATTCCTTGAATCAATCGAATACAATTTTCAAGACTCCTCAAACGGAGGCGGACTCAGCCAAAACCTTATTCCCGAAATCACGGAATACATAAAACAGGAACAAAGCTTTATTCCTGGCGGCACCAAGATTGCAGGCACCGGTTGGACCATGGCCGACGTCATCGCCAAGACCTGCGGCATCCCGATGAAAAGGCAATCGCGTCCAATCGAGCAGAGCGCACACAAGAAGCTTCCACAACATATCACATGCCTTACCGATATTCTGCACGACAACGGGTACAACACAATCGTCTCGAAAGGAGCTCGATTAAGTTTTGCAGGAATGGATGTGTTTATAAAAGCTCATGCCATTGATCAAGGCTACGGGCTTGACGAATACAAACGCGATTGGCTCATCAGCGGAAACGTACTGAATGAATGGGGCGTTTCGGATTCCGCCCATTACGAACTAATAAAAGAGCACATCAACAAGGCGGCTTCTACAGAAAAGCCTTGGGCCATGTGGTTCATCACGCTCAATACGCACACGCCTTACGGAGCAACCGATCCGGGCTGTCACATTCCACAAGGCCTTCAGAATACCGAGTTAATCCAATCCAGCATCAGCTGCACTTCTAGGCAACTTGACAAATTTATCCTATGGGCCAAAACGCAAGAATGGTACGACAACACCACCATCGCGGTGATGGGAGATCACATTTCAATGAGTCCTTCCTATATCATCGGATTCAGAGACTTTAAACAGACCCACTATTGGCTCGATTTCTTTATCAATTCAGCCTCTTCGGCCAAGAATTACAAGAGGTCCTTTACTTCGCTCGACATGTTCCCGACAATTCTCGAAGCCATCGGCGCCAAGATTCCCGGCAGGGCTTTGGGCCTCGGACGTTCGCTTTATTCCTTGGTGCCCACGCTCCTTGAGCAATATGGTCTTGATTCGCTGAACAAGGCTCTCGAAGACAGCGACCACAATTACGACTATTACTATTCCCCCAATAAAAATAAAGCCCCGAAATAA
- a CDS encoding T9SS type A sorting domain-containing protein: MKTKINAISLLILAVLFAVSASWSADADLLVNAAGGYYIDMPSTGSGTLSLDGSVSAFKVYDNAGSDSWCSGGTSDLTMTAPTGYVFQVSGTFVGESSLCGELELRDGTNPVTILLPSNGCVTGFSTFDVGIVRSTSDVLTIYNRCADHKLELDVSLLNTSVTHTVMPATVTGGSATITTGSDALVNTTVSVKLQPSTGYLPVAVNATSSDNFPLNVYMRSSFDYTATFTMPYGNVSVSPVFTNDLTADGGIFTRLPYSGSESITIPSNVKSFKVSNEVDEKGRYEKDFNGSLVLTAPANMQLAVVGTVSLSDNSTDKVTIFEGEESANAPLFELDGSGFDYYNTTADVGKLRSTGNKITIKLEDDGNSNYSSGLDLVVMVIDPTKTYSVSSPAAVAGGSVDADLSEAVYDQMVTLTMTPETGYYLGDLDILSNGKPVPYSRASTGSAETITFEMPNGDVTVTPHFVKPEDVGYRKDGSLGDSVYFQMKCDGSICTISQVFSNTVTYQGDDIGRWEYFKHWFRGSVDQYDNCDGYFDPLISSTVYSNCDFGLMDVYRAIYSDRQVKFVGKLDFGGYDSDAGKCTMQFEPFTGEKTGYSDKYDITIRGDDAVIDGLCQESTSHFGLTNIAEETNTQAISVSFMTIKNAYINAKNNANEYVDDVGVVAGLARNVSVNNVYVENATVKAKSNVGGLVGRSLGNVSIVMSSIRIPDGASLSGDGNNAVVGGIVGNISRANGVNNIDVYIRGTYSIGKIDAPSTNGFIVGSMGASTVRDPVIQGNYHFGSDNLVYGIGGGFYTQLADWLDAYDANGVFSHEIYGNIRNANANVTANGSLSIGPDLAGQSSKDEYRLKSGSDVYHNGAVAADSMKTRRFAAVLNGAYNSDWTSVPGKNDGLPFFAGATYSPIYIIGFSTDNFGTFANTDNKAAYNAAIASGYIDESYCGSGCGGFSLFTNHQGHLDQDQIDFLNELSNGGRYWYSSRGAISTSRRYDSNVDGEFEVYQYSSNLTLNVAYYLCVGQYEQNAATDPYVCNGTEYIIKSGEDLTDYAVGFLTKPVTEFALSDDALIPEMFVRENSGAVSALRPKIMRFTPAKNSTYSDDVTYTFTDRYFSGLHTVDRTYELASLYNFDGSDYNDTLHLLYSLVTDDVGKAEIVNGMPSGASNSVLPFTYKPLVYDIDGALVNIGSTVASSQPGEMPITPGFTVEAPAGYKLQEYTVELGCTPVQIQSVIETAESYFATPDEFAKNYDTKVWKKTVTDLTELVTLDSVYKGMTDEHVTFDQIQLTMVPTFVVEQYTVSFDLSSFNSGFYIVLGNNWTVKKDNMDVETNNELPKLYMRSISVGGGVKSVEYTAMEWSSKADATPNDPYSSTLTSDLLAGASISGSDVALYPYTPRQSGSASATIRVIAVDETGTAQTAKGDYHGSIVLAQKSSADENAVTFEQQSDLCAAGAGANGGSDVYTHCLYVPNADDTLSFKVSLVPDSGYAMTITDQSFKWQDAATGLEEDKPGFGFKAANADTTLVVQPKYMVSATANNDQMYFKVKYTVTGPFYVTYNMNINTGDEDKLFFPTDASSAGKFEFSETLVSTDLWVPYRSDKCFEGWSVVQSVNPAVPATEPPKITTLYADYAASALSLDPDAPTELQANWKDCGGSQPAAGVTIANGGTNAKVMLKQVFDGTEYEHLLGNDAFALPANSSGYKFFIDSAKSVVDLGYEAVGVSATYSVNGVEHELTIEGDSIVVGKTNVSEFSVTVKTQVALDGRQFWLAGNADTVFYGSSITMLKVHAQKDEPITTDVYRIGYKLKGWSFEDGSTPQQQGPVAFVYTPMTHLKFDKYFEDDYVAYAKAYGHLPDTLYAVWEAGGNADVKRVVNKSEQISSFRLMQDVGGQMFDYLVSDTLLLPAEGQFEFIVEMLYDSNQVEVDNMHAIVVLDEDGELVDILENNIRYTVEKSIGLRANVLKDKRVQFVLNENSEDQVYFGSDWIDTLASENPDSALVLPTIAYNSAKCLAGWTIDSTSNKLLKVLDKDLLNDLRAKGNALGRSISELLYARWTTNPDSCVGDFVQLAVQQENGSVWFVEGDKNTKERRFTDEGTMFVPSELDGSQFRVQASGTDTSVYVLDSLVVLRKNKVVGVLKEGDAMPANLKDVSLKAYFGWKNKTEIGFKRNPRLDVNGVRFRLGFKASDFEVRRNVSARVEVLDRARLRAKPPIDTLLGDSIEMGYEKKDFMFPMNKPGDYTMVLTLKDKSGSVVTDSIDFSVSSEISVLAADTWQMISLSSVDVSAVKNDDDRIFYWWDEEGTGEYWQYKRLDLRDSVDPTLGVWYNSLEGRALPLLTDVDDEDDEEDFTWKLKNVSTGWNMVANPYNWRLDLYAKNPNAKKSFDEESDISFYRYDAESADPVPVDTIGPYEAVWAYVSKNTKWKMSADPYFPPDAAPLEKRALAKASTKDRWTLQAKLTDVKGKKDSWNILGAGLNPLVADEPPASMGDHVNLAIVEGKRALAKSIKPSSDEMEWTIALSASSDRIGFLSLDGIDGVKAFGYRVFVTVDGNTTEMREGEPLKVYLKSSAKMATVRVAPAAKAVVKNTLKGLRTARLGNRLQVTFDASGLAGTNARVDIVDLKGNVKSTATAKTIEGSNALVLDAPQSGLYMLRVRAGSQQQAAKILVR, translated from the coding sequence ATGAAAACGAAAATTAACGCAATTTCGCTTTTAATCTTGGCGGTGTTGTTCGCCGTCTCGGCCTCCTGGTCTGCGGATGCGGATCTTTTAGTTAATGCTGCAGGTGGGTACTACATTGATATGCCTAGTACTGGCAGTGGTACGTTGTCGCTTGATGGAAGCGTGAGCGCATTCAAGGTTTATGATAATGCTGGTTCAGATAGCTGGTGCTCTGGAGGTACTAGTGATCTCACAATGACGGCTCCGACAGGCTATGTTTTTCAGGTGTCGGGTACGTTTGTGGGGGAATCTAGTCTTTGTGGTGAATTAGAACTACGTGACGGAACGAATCCGGTCACAATCTTATTGCCTTCTAACGGTTGTGTGACTGGGTTTAGCACGTTTGATGTTGGGATTGTGCGCAGTACAAGTGATGTTCTGACTATTTATAATCGTTGTGCTGATCATAAACTTGAATTGGATGTGTCTCTTTTGAACACTTCTGTGACTCATACCGTTATGCCTGCGACCGTAACAGGGGGCTCCGCTACCATTACCACGGGTAGCGATGCTTTGGTTAATACGACTGTTTCGGTGAAACTGCAACCATCGACGGGTTATTTGCCCGTTGCTGTTAATGCTACCTCGTCAGACAATTTCCCTTTGAATGTATATATGCGTTCATCGTTTGATTATACGGCGACTTTTACGATGCCGTATGGAAATGTTAGTGTTTCACCGGTGTTTACGAATGATTTGACTGCAGATGGTGGTATATTTACTCGTTTGCCGTATAGCGGAAGTGAATCCATTACGATTCCGTCTAATGTCAAATCTTTTAAGGTCAGTAACGAGGTGGATGAGAAAGGTCGCTATGAAAAAGATTTCAATGGAAGCCTTGTCTTGACCGCTCCGGCGAATATGCAATTAGCGGTGGTGGGCACGGTAAGTTTGAGTGATAATTCTACTGACAAGGTGACCATTTTTGAAGGGGAAGAAAGTGCCAATGCTCCGTTATTTGAATTGGATGGCAGTGGCTTTGACTATTATAATACAACCGCCGATGTTGGTAAATTACGTAGTACTGGCAACAAGATAACGATCAAACTTGAAGATGATGGGAACAGTAACTATTCGTCTGGTCTCGATTTGGTCGTGATGGTTATCGATCCGACGAAAACGTATTCGGTCTCAAGTCCTGCAGCGGTTGCTGGGGGCTCTGTAGATGCCGATTTGTCGGAGGCGGTTTACGACCAGATGGTGACGCTAACCATGACTCCTGAAACGGGATATTACCTTGGCGATCTGGACATTCTGTCGAATGGCAAGCCGGTTCCTTATTCAAGAGCTAGCACGGGATCGGCAGAAACGATTACTTTTGAAATGCCTAATGGTGATGTAACGGTAACACCTCATTTTGTAAAACCGGAAGATGTGGGGTATAGAAAGGATGGCTCCTTGGGAGATTCCGTCTATTTCCAGATGAAGTGTGATGGATCGATTTGTACTATTTCTCAGGTTTTCTCGAATACGGTCACATATCAAGGTGATGATATTGGACGTTGGGAGTACTTTAAGCATTGGTTCCGAGGCTCCGTTGATCAATATGATAATTGCGATGGGTATTTTGATCCGCTTATTTCTTCGACGGTTTATAGTAATTGCGATTTCGGTTTGATGGATGTGTACAGGGCTATTTATAGCGATCGTCAAGTAAAGTTTGTCGGCAAATTGGACTTTGGTGGTTATGACTCTGATGCAGGGAAATGCACCATGCAGTTTGAACCGTTTACCGGTGAAAAAACGGGTTATTCGGATAAGTACGATATAACCATTCGGGGTGACGATGCGGTAATTGATGGATTGTGTCAAGAGAGCACTTCTCACTTTGGCTTGACGAATATAGCCGAAGAAACGAATACCCAGGCGATTTCTGTCAGCTTCATGACGATTAAGAATGCGTATATCAATGCCAAAAACAATGCGAATGAATATGTAGATGATGTTGGTGTCGTTGCAGGACTTGCACGTAATGTTTCGGTAAATAACGTCTATGTCGAAAACGCGACGGTTAAGGCTAAGTCCAATGTCGGTGGACTTGTTGGTCGTTCCTTGGGCAATGTTTCCATTGTAATGTCGTCGATTAGAATCCCTGATGGCGCTTCGCTGTCGGGAGACGGTAATAATGCTGTGGTAGGCGGCATTGTTGGCAACATAAGTAGAGCGAATGGCGTAAATAATATTGATGTCTATATCCGCGGGACCTATTCCATAGGAAAAATTGATGCGCCCTCTACAAACGGCTTTATCGTTGGTTCGATGGGTGCATCTACAGTTCGGGATCCTGTAATACAAGGCAATTATCATTTTGGTTCCGATAATCTTGTTTACGGAATTGGTGGAGGTTTTTATACCCAATTGGCAGATTGGCTGGACGCTTATGATGCGAACGGAGTCTTTTCACATGAAATATATGGCAATATTCGTAACGCGAACGCAAACGTGACGGCGAACGGCTCTCTCAGTATAGGCCCTGATCTTGCAGGGCAGAGTTCTAAAGATGAGTATCGATTGAAGAGCGGTTCTGATGTTTATCATAACGGAGCTGTGGCTGCCGATAGTATGAAAACTCGTAGATTTGCTGCCGTGTTAAATGGAGCGTATAATAGCGATTGGACATCTGTTCCGGGGAAAAATGATGGCCTTCCTTTCTTTGCTGGTGCAACATATTCGCCCATTTATATAATCGGCTTTTCGACGGATAATTTTGGAACCTTTGCGAATACTGATAATAAGGCTGCCTATAACGCGGCTATTGCGAGTGGATATATTGATGAAAGCTATTGCGGCTCCGGATGTGGAGGGTTCTCTCTATTTACAAATCATCAGGGGCATTTGGATCAAGACCAGATTGATTTCTTGAATGAACTGTCGAACGGTGGACGTTATTGGTATTCCTCTAGAGGTGCGATCAGTACTTCTAGAAGATATGATTCTAATGTTGATGGAGAGTTTGAAGTTTACCAATACAGCTCGAATCTCACTTTGAACGTGGCTTATTATCTTTGCGTAGGTCAGTACGAACAGAACGCTGCAACTGACCCGTATGTATGTAATGGAACGGAATACATCATTAAGTCTGGTGAGGATTTGACTGATTATGCCGTCGGATTCTTGACGAAGCCGGTAACCGAGTTTGCGCTTAGTGATGATGCCTTAATTCCGGAGATGTTCGTTCGCGAAAATTCGGGTGCGGTTTCGGCCCTTCGACCTAAAATCATGCGGTTTACGCCTGCTAAAAATTCCACGTATTCTGACGATGTGACTTATACATTTACAGATAGGTATTTTAGCGGCTTGCATACTGTTGATAGAACGTATGAACTTGCATCGCTTTATAATTTCGATGGAAGTGATTACAATGACACGTTGCATTTGCTCTACTCCTTGGTGACAGACGATGTCGGCAAGGCAGAGATTGTGAATGGAATGCCCTCTGGCGCAAGCAATTCTGTGTTGCCATTCACTTATAAACCGCTCGTTTATGATATAGATGGTGCACTAGTTAATATTGGAAGTACAGTCGCCTCTTCGCAGCCTGGTGAAATGCCGATTACGCCGGGCTTCACCGTGGAAGCCCCTGCTGGTTATAAGCTTCAGGAATATACGGTGGAGTTGGGCTGCACGCCCGTTCAAATTCAGTCCGTAATTGAGACTGCGGAAAGTTACTTTGCTACTCCGGATGAATTTGCCAAGAATTATGATACGAAGGTGTGGAAGAAAACGGTGACGGATCTAACCGAATTGGTCACCTTGGATTCTGTTTATAAAGGAATGACGGATGAACACGTTACCTTTGATCAAATACAATTGACTATGGTGCCGACATTTGTTGTGGAACAATACACGGTATCTTTTGATTTGTCTTCGTTTAATAGTGGCTTTTATATTGTTTTGGGCAATAATTGGACTGTTAAGAAAGACAATATGGATGTCGAAACGAACAATGAGCTTCCGAAATTGTATATGAGATCTATCTCGGTGGGTGGCGGAGTTAAATCTGTAGAGTATACGGCTATGGAATGGAGCTCGAAAGCGGATGCGACGCCCAATGATCCTTATTCGTCAACTTTGACGTCGGATTTGTTGGCCGGTGCTAGTATTTCAGGATCGGATGTGGCGCTATATCCTTATACACCTAGACAAAGTGGTAGTGCATCGGCTACAATTCGTGTAATTGCCGTTGATGAAACGGGAACCGCTCAGACTGCAAAGGGCGATTATCACGGATCCATTGTTCTTGCACAGAAAAGTAGTGCAGATGAAAACGCTGTGACGTTTGAGCAACAGTCCGATTTGTGCGCTGCGGGTGCAGGCGCAAATGGAGGTAGCGATGTGTACACGCATTGCCTGTATGTGCCGAACGCAGACGATACTTTGAGTTTCAAGGTTTCGCTCGTGCCAGATTCGGGTTACGCTATGACGATAACGGATCAGTCGTTTAAGTGGCAGGATGCCGCCACTGGGCTAGAGGAAGACAAACCGGGCTTTGGTTTTAAGGCTGCGAATGCAGACACGACGTTAGTTGTCCAACCGAAATATATGGTTTCTGCTACAGCGAATAACGATCAGATGTATTTCAAGGTCAAGTACACGGTCACGGGTCCGTTCTATGTGACTTATAACATGAATATCAACACCGGAGACGAAGACAAGCTCTTCTTCCCGACGGATGCATCGTCGGCGGGTAAGTTCGAATTTAGCGAGACCCTCGTTTCTACAGATTTGTGGGTGCCGTATCGTTCCGACAAGTGTTTCGAAGGTTGGTCTGTTGTTCAGTCTGTAAATCCGGCCGTTCCTGCGACGGAACCGCCTAAGATCACGACGCTTTATGCAGATTATGCGGCGTCTGCTTTGAGCTTGGATCCTGATGCTCCTACTGAGTTGCAGGCCAATTGGAAAGATTGCGGCGGTAGCCAGCCTGCAGCGGGTGTTACGATTGCAAACGGCGGCACGAATGCCAAGGTCATGCTGAAGCAGGTGTTTGACGGTACAGAATACGAACACTTGCTCGGCAACGATGCGTTTGCTTTGCCGGCAAATTCGTCGGGCTATAAATTCTTTATCGATTCCGCCAAAAGCGTTGTTGATTTGGGCTACGAGGCGGTCGGTGTCAGTGCCACGTATAGTGTGAATGGCGTTGAACATGAATTGACCATCGAAGGCGATTCTATCGTGGTGGGAAAGACGAATGTTTCTGAGTTCTCAGTGACGGTGAAGACGCAGGTGGCGTTGGATGGTCGTCAATTCTGGCTTGCCGGAAATGCGGATACCGTGTTCTACGGCTCCAGCATTACCATGTTGAAAGTCCACGCTCAAAAGGACGAGCCGATTACGACGGATGTTTACCGCATAGGTTACAAGCTGAAGGGTTGGAGTTTTGAAGACGGCTCTACACCGCAGCAGCAGGGCCCGGTTGCTTTTGTTTATACGCCGATGACCCACTTGAAATTCGATAAGTATTTTGAAGATGACTATGTTGCGTATGCGAAGGCCTATGGCCACTTGCCCGATACGCTGTATGCCGTGTGGGAAGCCGGTGGAAACGCCGATGTGAAACGCGTGGTCAACAAGAGCGAGCAAATCAGTTCGTTCAGGCTGATGCAGGATGTTGGTGGCCAGATGTTTGACTATCTGGTTTCGGATACCTTGCTGTTGCCTGCAGAGGGCCAATTCGAATTTATCGTAGAAATGCTCTATGATTCAAACCAAGTCGAAGTGGACAACATGCATGCCATTGTCGTCTTGGATGAGGATGGCGAACTGGTTGATATTCTTGAAAATAATATCCGCTATACTGTCGAAAAATCTATCGGACTCAGGGCGAACGTGCTGAAGGATAAGCGCGTGCAGTTCGTGCTGAATGAAAACTCCGAAGACCAGGTGTACTTCGGTAGTGACTGGATCGATACGCTTGCCAGCGAGAATCCGGATTCTGCCTTGGTGCTCCCGACCATCGCTTACAATTCGGCGAAGTGTCTTGCCGGTTGGACAATCGATTCGACTTCTAACAAGCTGCTTAAGGTGCTCGACAAGGATCTGTTGAACGACTTGCGTGCAAAGGGCAATGCCTTGGGCCGCAGTATCAGTGAACTGCTTTACGCCAGGTGGACGACGAATCCTGACAGCTGTGTCGGCGATTTCGTGCAGCTTGCGGTGCAACAGGAAAATGGAAGCGTCTGGTTTGTCGAAGGCGACAAGAATACCAAGGAACGCCGCTTTACCGACGAGGGCACCATGTTCGTGCCGAGCGAATTGGACGGCAGCCAGTTTAGAGTGCAGGCATCGGGTACCGATACTTCTGTGTACGTCCTGGATTCTCTAGTGGTGTTGCGCAAGAATAAAGTGGTCGGCGTGCTTAAAGAGGGCGACGCTATGCCCGCGAATCTTAAAGATGTGTCGCTCAAAGCCTACTTTGGCTGGAAAAATAAGACGGAAATCGGCTTCAAGAGGAATCCTCGCCTGGATGTCAATGGCGTCAGGTTCAGACTGGGCTTCAAGGCGAGCGATTTCGAAGTCAGACGTAATGTTTCTGCCAGGGTAGAAGTTCTTGATCGGGCCCGCCTCCGTGCAAAGCCGCCTATCGATACCTTGCTGGGTGATTCGATCGAGATGGGCTACGAGAAAAAGGACTTCATGTTCCCTATGAACAAGCCGGGCGATTATACGATGGTGCTCACGCTTAAGGACAAGTCGGGTTCTGTGGTCACAGACAGTATCGACTTCTCGGTCAGTTCGGAAATTTCGGTGCTCGCTGCGGATACTTGGCAGATGATTTCGCTTTCGTCTGTAGACGTTTCTGCAGTCAAGAACGATGATGACCGGATTTTCTACTGGTGGGATGAAGAAGGCACGGGTGAATACTGGCAGTACAAGAGGCTGGATTTGAGGGATTCTGTCGACCCGACTCTCGGCGTGTGGTATAACTCGCTAGAAGGTCGTGCCCTCCCGTTGCTGACGGATGTCGATGATGAAGACGACGAAGAAGATTTCACTTGGAAATTGAAAAACGTGAGCACAGGTTGGAACATGGTTGCAAACCCGTATAATTGGAGATTGGATTTGTATGCGAAGAATCCGAATGCCAAGAAGAGCTTTGACGAGGAATCGGACATTTCCTTCTATCGTTACGATGCAGAAAGTGCGGACCCTGTTCCGGTTGACACGATTGGCCCCTACGAAGCCGTGTGGGCCTATGTTTCCAAGAATACCAAGTGGAAAATGTCTGCCGATCCGTACTTTCCGCCCGATGCGGCTCCGCTTGAAAAGCGCGCCCTTGCGAAGGCCTCGACCAAGGATCGCTGGACTTTGCAGGCCAAGCTTACGGATGTGAAGGGCAAGAAGGATTCTTGGAACATTTTGGGCGCCGGCTTGAACCCGCTCGTTGCCGACGAACCGCCTGCAAGCATGGGTGACCACGTGAACCTCGCCATTGTCGAAGGCAAGCGCGCCTTGGCCAAGTCTATCAAGCCGTCTAGCGACGAAATGGAATGGACGATTGCCCTGTCGGCATCGAGCGACCGAATTGGTTTCTTGAGCTTGGACGGTATCGATGGCGTGAAGGCTTTCGGCTATCGCGTGTTCGTCACGGTTGACGGCAATACGACCGAAATGCGCGAAGGCGAACCGCTCAAGGTTTACCTGAAGTCCAGCGCCAAGATGGCGACGGTGCGCGTGGCGCCTGCTGCTAAGGCGGTTGTCAAGAATACGCTCAAGGGCCTGCGCACGGCAAGGCTCGGAAACCGCTTGCAGGTGACTTTCGACGCTTCCGGCCTTGCCGGCACCAATGCGCGTGTCGACATTGTGGACTTGAAGGGTAACGTGAAGTCGACGGCTACTGCCAAGACGATCGAAGGCTCGAACGCATTGGTGCTGGACGCTCCGCAGTCTGGTCTGTACATGCTCCGCGTCCGCGCAGGCTCCCAGCAGCAGGCGGCCAAAATTCTCGTGCGATAA